The following are from one region of the Hymenobacter sp. YIM 151858-1 genome:
- the ahcY gene encoding adenosylhomocysteinase has translation MVETTYLPYKVKDISLAEWGRKEIRLAEAEMPGLMALRAQYGASKPLQGARIAGCLHMTIQTAVLIETLQALGADVTWSSCNIFSTQDHAAAAIAAAGTPVYAWKGMNEEEFNWCIEQTLFFGEERQPLNMILDDGGDLTNMVLDRYPELVPGIRGISEETTTGVLRLVERMKAGKLPLPAININDSVTKSKFDNKYGCKESAVDAIRRATDIMMAGKVAVVAGYGDVGKGTAASLQGAGARVIVTEIDPICALQAAMDGFAVKKMSNAIKEADIVITTTGNCDIVTEEHFRALKDKAIVCNIGHFDDEIDMAWLNKNYGHTKDTIKPQVDLYTIDGKEVIVLAEGRLVNLGCATGHPSFVMSNSFTNQTLAQLELWQNHDSYENKVYTLPKHLDEMVARLHLAKIGVELDELNEKQAKYIGVAVEGPFKSDLYRY, from the coding sequence ATGGTTGAGACGACCTACCTACCCTACAAGGTAAAAGACATTTCGCTGGCCGAATGGGGCCGCAAGGAAATCCGTTTGGCCGAGGCCGAAATGCCGGGTCTGATGGCCTTGCGCGCGCAGTACGGCGCCAGCAAGCCGCTGCAGGGCGCCCGCATCGCCGGCTGCCTGCACATGACGATCCAGACGGCCGTGCTCATCGAGACGCTGCAGGCCCTAGGTGCTGATGTAACCTGGTCGTCGTGCAATATCTTCTCGACGCAGGACCACGCCGCTGCCGCTATTGCTGCTGCCGGTACGCCTGTGTACGCCTGGAAGGGCATGAACGAAGAGGAGTTCAACTGGTGCATCGAGCAAACGCTGTTCTTCGGCGAAGAGCGCCAGCCCCTGAACATGATCCTCGACGACGGCGGCGACCTCACCAACATGGTACTCGACCGCTACCCCGAGCTGGTGCCCGGCATCCGTGGTATTTCGGAAGAAACCACCACCGGCGTGCTGCGCCTCGTGGAGCGCATGAAGGCTGGCAAACTGCCCCTGCCCGCTATCAACATCAACGACTCGGTTACCAAGTCGAAGTTCGATAACAAGTACGGCTGCAAAGAGTCGGCCGTGGATGCTATCCGCCGCGCTACCGACATCATGATGGCCGGCAAAGTGGCTGTGGTAGCCGGTTACGGCGACGTTGGAAAAGGCACTGCAGCCTCGCTGCAAGGTGCTGGTGCCCGCGTAATCGTGACGGAAATCGACCCGATTTGCGCCCTGCAGGCTGCCATGGACGGCTTCGCGGTGAAGAAGATGAGCAACGCCATCAAGGAAGCCGACATCGTCATCACCACCACCGGCAACTGCGACATCGTAACGGAGGAGCACTTCCGGGCCTTGAAGGACAAGGCCATCGTCTGCAACATCGGCCACTTCGACGACGAAATTGACATGGCCTGGTTGAACAAGAACTACGGCCACACGAAAGACACCATTAAGCCCCAGGTTGACCTCTACACCATCGACGGCAAAGAGGTAATCGTTTTGGCCGAAGGTCGCTTGGTGAACCTGGGCTGCGCCACCGGCCACCCCTCGTTCGTAATGTCGAACTCATTCACGAATCAGACGCTGGCGCAGCTGGAGCTGTGGCAGAACCACGACAGCTACGAAAACAAGGTGTACACTCTGCCCAAGCACCTCGACGAGATGGTAGCCCGTCTGCACCTGGCCAAAATCGGCGTGGAGCTCGACGAGCTGAACGAGAAGCAGGCCAAGTACATCGGCGTAGCCGTGGAAGGCCCGTTCAAGTCGGACCTGTACCGCTACTAA